Proteins found in one Silene latifolia isolate original U9 population unplaced genomic scaffold, ASM4854445v1 scaffold_20.1, whole genome shotgun sequence genomic segment:
- the LOC141638411 gene encoding SNF2 domain-containing protein CLASSY 4-like gives MEPMPIGKRTRLQRAIQEREIRERSRRARLEARMKYRKEIDLVISDDEDGEAVQIVGEEELDKMPLNDHDKCSNDVLPNVDVNVMGDQFYQFGINNANNVDNGDCRPGCSNVNDEDSDDSLQILGVKYNPLMFGVYDDIDDDSDDEDDIFIDGCVPSTDEVCVSKDGEVGQTSSDVGLTSSEDDNNDKDKDFKVDGAGNYTTSDYSTTSSDESDETSSDDEDYGVVRVREHKKRSQAVGGDQLGAREKSKERRRRRKERACEDVRADGVANGNVNSKSKKKKEKMTREETLENIILSINPETDAQEGDVKKKSNLESRSSVKIKKGSDGVFRKVVAASSRDEDDNVGGKTKTNDSNSNHSVKLKKRNEDGDVGGKMSVNNSNPNHPVRIKKGSDGVFRKVVSSSNDEDNNEDGNMHTHKSNRNAKAKKKPVDVLRKDGSISDEDEEPKKKTVRKDRMDEEIKEAEAEERSSVREKARSLSKRKRKEKALEMQNTLLDTIMEEAEEVVEETLPTPTPREHTYLPLKFHFPAKEAEPEKSEEELEFDNLFKELEFALQACHVGSESSVQSDKMDVDRGSSMASENRLCAGGNHHLIHDEEIGIYCRFCSYVGLESKHVLPDFASNGEIFGRAGRRDNKLQSDDKTGDILEKLSENQNDRENSAISKITQGTVWELIPETWKTLYPHQREGFEFIWKNVAGGFKIEELERPSKYGVGGCIICHAPGTGKTRLAIVFIQSFMKQYPMSRPVIVAPRTMLRTWQEEFVRWKVDVTFFNLNEDDLTGKEDFELLNNAAACRDRKTIRLAKLVSWVNGKGILGISYGLYEKLANERNNTNNTDKKVREFLLHRPGLMVLDEGHTPRNDKSNIWKALSDVLTKRKVILSGTPFQNNFEELSNTLSLVREEFQVPIKPGSYVQNERNIEELSNKIRPFVHVHKGEILKQTLQGLYASLIVLHPSKLQLQCFDAVAGQTNFALDNQVSVASVHPSIFCELKPDFVDKELNALLEQHKNDLDAGVKTRFLFELIKLCPGERVLVFGQFLPPLNFLAGLLKSLLNWEMGRELLYMDGHQDTKERQNTIKYFNDMKTDARVLLASTKACCEGIHLVGASRVVLLDVVWNPSVERQAISRAYRLGQKKDVFVYHLITSGTLEERKYQRQANKERLSDLVFSTSEGGCVKKASSGSHFFKDPVLEAMLDHDKLKKMFKKIVYQPKADNLIESFGPLNL, from the exons ATGGAACCAATGCCGATTGGGAAGCGAACAAGGCTTCAAAGGGCTATACAAGAGAGGGAGATTAGAGAAAGAAGTAGACGGGCTCGACTCGAGGCTAGAATGAAGTATAGGAAAGAAATAGACCTTGTTATAAGTGATGATGAAGATGGAGAGGCTGTTCAAATTGTAGGTGAAGAAGAGTTAGACAAAATGCCACTCAATGATCATGATAAATGTTCGAATGATGTGCTGCCTAATGTGGATGTTAATGTGATGGGTGATCAGTTTTATCAATTTGGGATTAACAATGCTAATAATGTTGATAACGGCGATTGTAGGCCGGGTTGTAGTAATGTGAATGATGAGGATAGTGATGATTCTTTGCAGATTTTAGGGGTCAAGTATAACCCTTTAATGTTTGGTGTTTATGATGATattgatgatgatagtgatgatgaagatgatattTTTATTGATGGATGTGTTCCGTCTACTGATGAAGTTTGTGTTAGTAAGGATGGAGAAGTCGGCCAAACTTCGAGTGATGTAGGCTTGACATCTTCAGAGGATGATAACAATGACAAAGATAAGGATTTTAAGGTGGATGGGGCTGGAAATTACACTACTTCAGACTATTCAACTACTTCTTCCGATGAGAGCGATGAAACTAGTTCCGATGATGAGGATTATGGAGTAGTACGGGTTAGGGAGCATAAGAAGCGTAGTCAAGCTGTGGGAGGTGATCAGTTGGGGGCTAGAGAAAAGAGTAAggagaggagaaggaggaggaaagAGAGGGCTTGCGAGGATGTTCGTGCTGATGGTGTTGCTAATGGTAATGTCAACAGTAAATcgaagaagaaaaaggaaaagaTGACTAGAGAAGAGACGTTAGAGAATATAATTTTGTCCATCAACCCTGAAACTGATGCTCAAGAGGGTGATGTGAAAAAGAAGTCTAATTTGGAGTCGAGATCTTCTGTGAAGATCAAGAAAGGGAGTGATGGGGTGTTTAGGAAAGTCGTGGCTGCTTCAAGTCGCGATGAAGATGACAATGTGGGTGGGAAAACGAAAACTAATGATTCAAACTCAAATCATTCTGTGAAGCTCAAAAAAAGAAATGAGGATGGTGATGTTGGTGGGAAAATGAGTGTTAATAATTCGAATCCCAATCATCCGGTGAGGATTAAAAAAGGAAGTGACGGAGTGTTTCGGAAAGTTGTCTCCTCAAGTAATGATGAAGATAATAACGAGGATGGGAATATGCATACTCATAAATCGAATAGAAATGCTAAAGCTAAGAAGAAACCTGTTGATGTGCTTCGGAAAGATGGGTCGATTAGTGATGAGGATGAAGAGCCTAAGAAGAAGACGGTGAGAAAAGACAGAATGGATGAAGAAATAAAAGAGGCAGAGGCAGAGGAAAGGTCATCAGTGAGGGAGAAAGCCCGGTCATTGAGTAAGCGAAAGAGGAAAGAAAAGGCGCTTGAGATGCAAAACACACTCCTTGATACAATCATGGAGGAAGCGGAAGAAGTGGTAGAGGAGACTCTGCCTACTCCTACTCCAAGAGAGCACACTTATCTCCCTTTGAAGTTCCATTTTCCTGCCAAAGAAGCCGAGCCTGAAAAATCGGAAGAGGAGCTGGAGTTCGACAACTTATTTAAAGAGCTTGAGTTTGCTCTTCAAGCTTGCCATGTAGGTTCTGAGAGTTCTGTTCAG AGTGATAAGATGGATGTCGATCGAGGTTCTAGCATGGCTTCAGAAAATAGGCTTTGTGCCGGAGGAAACCATCATCTCATTCATGATGAAGAGATCGGAATCTATTGCAGATTCTGCTCATATGTGGGGCTTGAGAGTAAACATGTCCTCCCTGATTTT GCGAGCAATGGCGAAATATTTGGAAGGGCTGGTAGAAGAGACAACAAGTTACAGTCTGATGACAAAACTGGTGATATTTTGGAGAAATTGTCTGAAAACCAAAATGACAGAGAAAATTCTGCCATTTCAAAAATCACTCAGGGGACGGTGTGGGAGCTAATCCCTGAGACATGGAAGACATTATACCCTCATCAAAGAGAAGGTTTTGAGTTCATTTGGAAAAATGTGGCCGGAGGATTTAAAATCGAAGAACTGGAACGACCAAGCAAGTACGGTGTAGGTGGGTGTATCATATGCCATGCACCAGGAACAGGTAAGACCCGACTGGCTATCGTGTTCATCCAATCCTTCATGAAGCAATACCCAATGTCAAGGCCCGTGATAGTGGCCCCACGAACAATGCTTCGAACATGGCAAGAGGAATTTGTTAGATGGAAGGTTGATGTTACCTTCTTCAACCTAAATGAGGATGATCTGACAGGAAAGGAGGACTTTGAGTTACTGAACAATGCAGCTGCGTGCCGGGACAGGAAGACAATTAGGTTAGCCAAATTGGTTAGTTGGGTGAATGGGAAGGGCATTTTGGGGATTAGCTATGGATTGTATGAAAAGCTGGCTAATGAGAGGAATAATACTAACAACACTGATAAGAAAGTCAGGGAATTTCTTCTCCATAGACCAGGTTTAATGGTCCTTGATGAAGGGCACACCCCGAGAAACGACAAAAGCAACATCTGGAAGGCTCTTTCTGATGTGCTAACAAAAAGGAAGGTAATTCTCTCAGGAACTCCATTTCAGAACAACTTTGAAGAGCTTAGTAATACTCTGTCATTAGTAAGAGAGGAGTTTCAGGTTCCAATCAAGCCAGGGAGTTACGTCCAAAATGAGCGAAACATCGAGGAACTTAGCAATAAGATAAGACCCTTTGTCCATGTTCATAAAGGGGAGATCTTGAAGCAGACACTTCAAGGATTATATGCTTCCTTGATTGTACTACACCCTTCAAAGCTACAACTTCAGTGTTTCGACGCTGTTGCTGGGCAGACTAATTTCGCCCTAGATAATCAAGTCTCGGTTGCTTCTGTGCACCCTTCTATCTTTTGTGAGCTGAAACCGGACTTTGTTGACAAAGAATTGAATGCTTTACTAGAGCAGCACAAGAACGATCTTGACGCTGGGGTAAAAACAAGGTTCCTATTTGAGCTTATAAAGCTATGTCCAGGTGAGCGGGTTTTGGTGTTTGGACAATTCCTGCCCCCCTTGAACTTCCTCGCGGGATTACTAAAATCCCTCCTTAACTGGGAAATGGGGAGGGAATTGCTGTACATGGATGGACACCAAGACACTAAGGAGAGGCAAAATACTATCAAGTACTTCAATGACATGAAAACTGATGCCAGGGTTCTTTTGGCTTCGACCAAAGCATGTTGTGAAGGAATCCACCTTGTGGGTGCGTCAAGGGTGGTCTTACTGGATGTGGTTTGGAACCCTTCAGTTGAAAGGCAAGCTATAAGCCGGGCTTATAGGCTCGGCCAGAAAAAAGACGTGTTTGTGTACCATCTGATCACGTCTGGGACACTGGAAGAAAGAAAGTACCAGCGTCAGGCAAACAAGGAAAGATTGTCAGATCTTGTTTTTTCTACCTCAGAGGGAGGGTGTGTTAAGAAAGCAAGTTCAGGCTCTCACTTTTTCAAGGATCCGGTTTTAGAAGCCATGCTTGATCATGACAAGTTGAAGAAGATGTTCAAGAAGATTGTCTATCAGCCTAAAGCTGATAATCTGATTGAGAGTTTCGGTCCTCTGAACCTGTAG
- the LOC141638522 gene encoding casein kinase II subunit beta-2-like isoform X1: protein MYKKRVVLKVSDMVDDPKPITQTIEILPDELLSLVSTTSGSGSGSGGEKLHSNHRSLPRSNIHRTAGIINGKIYKENVSDTVDDPKPINQTLEILPDEPLSLVSTTSGSDSGDGKPHSNQRSLPRSNIRRASEESETDSEESDVGSKDEDTSWISWFCNLRGNEFFCEVDEDYIVDDFNLYGLNRHFPFYDNAMELILDVKFSQGDVYTEEQNELVKSTAVMLYGLIHARYILTSRGMAAMLEKYENVEFGRCPRSYCSVQPCLPVGQSDLPRSRTVKIYCPKCEDIYFPRSKYQGNVDGAYFGTTFPHLFLMTYPLLKPQKPSQSYTPRVFGFKLHNP from the exons ATGTACAAGAAAAGAGTAGTATTGAAGGTGTCGGATATGGTGGATGATCCCAAACcaattacccaaacaattgaaatACTCCCTGATGAACTCTTGTCGCTTGTCTCCACCACTAGCGGCAGCGGAAGCGGAAGCGGAGGCGAAAAACTGCATTCTAATCACCGCTCACTCCCTCGTTCCAATATTCACCGCACCGCTG GAATAATTAATGGGAAAATCTACAAGGAAAATGTGTCGGATACGGTGGATGATCCCAAACCAATTAACCAAACACTTGAAATACTCCCTGATGAACCCTTGTCGCTTGTCTCCACCACTAGCGGCAGCGATAGCGGAGACGGAAAACCTCATTCTAATCAGCGCTCACTTCCTCGTTCCAATATTCGCCGCGCCAGTG AGGAATCAGAAACAGATAGTGAAGAGTCTGATGTTGGATCCAAAGATGAGGACACTTCGTGGATTTCATGGTTTTGCAACTTGCGGGGAAATGAGTTTTTCTGTGAAGTAGATGAGGATTATATCGTAGATGATTTCAACCTCTATGGTTTAAATAGGCATTTTCCTTTCTACGATAATGCAATGGAATTGATATTGGATGTAAAATTCTCACAGG GTGATGTGTATACCGAAGAACAGAATGAACTGGTTAAATCTACAGCAGTAATGTTGTATGGTTTAATTCATGCTCGATACATACTAACCAGCAGAGGCATGGCCGCAATG CTTGAGAAATATGAAAATGTCGAGTTTGGGAGATGTCCCAGGAGTTATTGCTCTGTTCAACCTTGTCTTCCAGTGGGGCAATCTGACCTTCCTCGATCAAGAACAGTGAAGATTTACTGCCCTAAATGTGAAGATATTTACTTCCCGCGATCCAAATATCAAGGCA ATGTTGATGGCGCATACTTTGGGACGACATTTCCTCACCTTTTCTTGATGACATACCCGCTCCTAAAGCCTCAAAAGCCGAGTCAAAGCTACACTCCAAGGGTGTTTGGTTTTAAGCTCCACAATCCATGA
- the LOC141638522 gene encoding casein kinase II subunit beta-2-like isoform X2, whose translation MYKKRVVLKVSDMVDDPKPITQTIEILPDELLSLVSTTSGSGSGSGGEKLHSNHRSLPRSNIHRTAEESETDSEESDVGSKDEDTSWISWFCNLRGNEFFCEVDEDYIVDDFNLYGLNRHFPFYDNAMELILDVKFSQGDVYTEEQNELVKSTAVMLYGLIHARYILTSRGMAAMLEKYENVEFGRCPRSYCSVQPCLPVGQSDLPRSRTVKIYCPKCEDIYFPRSKYQGNVDGAYFGTTFPHLFLMTYPLLKPQKPSQSYTPRVFGFKLHNP comes from the exons ATGTACAAGAAAAGAGTAGTATTGAAGGTGTCGGATATGGTGGATGATCCCAAACcaattacccaaacaattgaaatACTCCCTGATGAACTCTTGTCGCTTGTCTCCACCACTAGCGGCAGCGGAAGCGGAAGCGGAGGCGAAAAACTGCATTCTAATCACCGCTCACTCCCTCGTTCCAATATTCACCGCACCGCTG AGGAATCAGAAACAGATAGTGAAGAGTCTGATGTTGGATCCAAAGATGAGGACACTTCGTGGATTTCATGGTTTTGCAACTTGCGGGGAAATGAGTTTTTCTGTGAAGTAGATGAGGATTATATCGTAGATGATTTCAACCTCTATGGTTTAAATAGGCATTTTCCTTTCTACGATAATGCAATGGAATTGATATTGGATGTAAAATTCTCACAGG GTGATGTGTATACCGAAGAACAGAATGAACTGGTTAAATCTACAGCAGTAATGTTGTATGGTTTAATTCATGCTCGATACATACTAACCAGCAGAGGCATGGCCGCAATG CTTGAGAAATATGAAAATGTCGAGTTTGGGAGATGTCCCAGGAGTTATTGCTCTGTTCAACCTTGTCTTCCAGTGGGGCAATCTGACCTTCCTCGATCAAGAACAGTGAAGATTTACTGCCCTAAATGTGAAGATATTTACTTCCCGCGATCCAAATATCAAGGCA ATGTTGATGGCGCATACTTTGGGACGACATTTCCTCACCTTTTCTTGATGACATACCCGCTCCTAAAGCCTCAAAAGCCGAGTCAAAGCTACACTCCAAGGGTGTTTGGTTTTAAGCTCCACAATCCATGA